The Acetobacter oryzifermentans genomic interval ATTATTAATGCTGAGGGTGAAATTGCCTTACATTATCGTAAGCTACAACCATGGGTACCAATCGAGCCTTGGTCTCCAGGTAATTTGGGAATGCCTGTGTGTGAAGGCCCTAAAGGATCGCGGTTGGCTGTATGTATCTGTCACGATGGTATGTTTCCAGAACTAGCGCGTGAAGCTGCGTATAAAGGAGCTAATGTTTATATTCGCATTTCTGGATATTCGACACAGGTCAATGATCAGTGGGTTTGGACTAATAAAACAAATGCCTGGCAGAATCTTATGTACACCATGTCTGTCAATTTGGCTGGGTATGACAACGTATTTTATTATTTTGGTGAAGGCACAATCTGTAATTATGATGGCAATGTGATCCAACAAGGGCATCGCAACCCATGGGAAATTGTCACGGCGGAATTGTTCCCTCGTTTGGTAGATAAAGCACGTGAAAACTGGGCACTAGAAAACAATATATTTAATCTTGGATGTCGTGCTTATGTTGGAAAACCTGGAGGAGAGAAAGAAAATTACCTTACATGGGTAAGAGATCTTGCTGCAGGAGAATATAAGCTTCCATGGGATAATAAGGTTCGTATTCGAGATGGGTGGAAATACTATCCTGATGGCGTAAAACTTGGTCCAATGCCAAAATAGCTTTTGATAATAACCACCTGTTAAATAAGGCAGGTGGTTGTTTTTTATCTACACCAGAAGGGCTTGAAGAACACGTGCGGTTGCAGATGCACGGTTTTCAACCCCTATTTTTACGTAAGCTTGTTCAAGATGTTTATTAACTGTTCTGTGGCTGATAGAAAGTATTTCTGCAATATCTCGATTGGTTTTGCCTTTTGAAATCCAGAATAGAACTTCTGCTTCTCGCGCTGTTAGATTAAGGCGTTTTTGTAATGAAGCAATCTCATTCCCTTCTTTAGAAACAGTTAAACGTATAAGAAATTCTTCCGGTTCTGGTTGTCCCATAAAAATAAGATTTACATTTATATTCTTACTTTTATTTGGATATTTATAGCATACTTCTGCTATGGTGGGCTCTATTTGGCAATGCTGATACCAGTGTAAGATATCTTCAGGAAGATATGAGCTCTCTGCGATGAGGGTATCGTCCAGAATCAGGGGAACTTGAGGCGTGAACCATAAGATTTTCCCCTGTTTGTTTACAGCTAGAAAATGGTGCCCGGAAAAATCAATTGCTCGGTAGATAGATCTTGTGGTGCGAGCGTTTTTAAGGTGAGTTTGAACACGAGCTAGAAGTTCAGGCGGTTGTATAGGTTTGATGATATAATCAACGCTGCCAACATCAAAAGCCTGTACAATATGTTTTTGCTCAGAAAGACCAGTCATGAATATGACAGGAATATCACATAGCTCTGGCATCTGTTTCATTTGTGTGCACATTTCAAAACCATTTGTTTCTGGCATAAGAGCATCCAAAAGCACCAGATCTACATCTACATCTAAAAGTATGGAAAGGGCATTCTTGGCAGATTGCGAAACAAGAGTAGTGAAGCCAGAATTTTCCAATATATTCATTATAAGAGAAAGATTTTCTGGGCTGTCATCTACAACAAGAACAATGCCGTTCATGATATTTCCTTATAATCTTCTAGAAATTTTTGCAATTTTTTCATTTGCGATCGGTAAGCCATATCACGAATAAGCTGAGCATCAACGGAATCATCTATTTTATTAAGAAGACGTATGATTCCGGCAACATGTCCAATTCGAGATAAGCGACGTAATTCTGCAAGATGGTTATCCGGTAATCTATGAAGAGATGTAGCCGAGGGTTTTGTTGGCTTTGGAGACGGTTTTATAGCACTGAGTGCTTGGTTTATAAGAAGAAGCAGATCTGGAATTGAAACAGGTTTGGAAAGAATGCTATTGCAAAGTCCTTCTCGATTGTTGCCTAAGCGCGTTTGTTCATCAGCAGAAATAACAAAGATAGTAGAATCATGGTTTATACTATTCCGTAAATGACGTGCTAATTCCCATCCATTCATTTCGGGCATGTTGATATCAATAAGGAAAATATCGATCCGAACATGTTTTGCAATATCAAGGCATTCTTGCGCACTTGCTGCAGAGTAAACTAAAAACCCAAAAGGCTCTAGAACATCATTTATCATTCCGCGATGAATACTATCATCATCAACAACAAAAACAGATGGGCGCTTACTACCTTCATGTATTTGAACATTATATGTAGGCGCCGGGTTTTCCTTTGATTCTGTTTGTGCGAGCATTAGCCGCACGCGGCAAGTTGTGCCCAGTCCAACCTGGCTTTTGATTGTGAGTTCACCTCCTAAAATCTGTACAAGAAGGCGAGTTATAGTTAAACCAAGCCCGGTTCCCTGAATGCTTTGTGAAGCAGGATGAGAACTGCGCTGGAAGGGTTCGTGAATACGTTCTATGTCAGTTGCGGGTATTCCTATCCCTGTATCTTGTATCTCAAAAGTTGCAATTTCCATGTTCCATCTGACGGAAAATGACACAGATCCGCTTGGTGTAAATTTGATAGCATTGGAAAGAAGATTAATTAAAATTTGTCGGAGTCTTCTTTGATCTGTCATAACGTATTCAGGCAGATCATCTGGAATATGCTCAATAAACAGCAGTTTTTTTTGATTGACCTGAAAACGAAGCATTTCAGTAAGATGTTTTAGAAATTCTCGAAAATTAATTTTTTCGCGCAAAATATCCATACGACCCGCTTCTATTTTTGAAATATCAAATAAACCTTCAATCAGACCACTTAAATGTTCTGTGCTCCGTTGTATAACTTTTAATCCTTCATTTTGTTTTTCAGGCGTGAGCATTTTATTTTCTAGAAGGTAAGCATAACCCATGATGGAGTTGAGAGGTGTACGGATTTCGTGACTAACACCTACCATAAATCGACTTTTTGAAAGATTAGCTGATTCAGCACGTTCTTTAGCTTTTTTTAATTCCTGATCCGTGCGTTTGTGCGCATGTATTTCTCTCATAAGAAGACGTGTTTGAAATCTATTTTCATCTTCTGCGGCACGATAACTGCGTTGGCTGAGTACCAGAAACCATGCAATGACGGTTAAAGGTGCACTGAGCAAAAAGAATGTTTTCCAGAAAATAATATAAAGCTGGTTGGGTACAATGTGTAGAATTTTTAAAATATTTATATAAATGCTGTATAAAATAATTCCCATGCAAAAAATAAGTATCGAAAAAATGATAAAATAACGACCTAAAATACCAGATACTTGGGTAGCAATAAATTTAGGTAATATACTGTAGGTTACTTTTTTTATTTGCCCTGAAAGATGTGCTGTTTCTGCTTTGCATGCATCGCGACAACGGGAGTCCAACGTGCAACACAACGAGCAGATAAACCCCGTATAGACAGGACAGAAGGCTATATCTTCCTGTTCAAAAGAGTTTTTGCAAATCACGCACACACAATGAACTTTGTCGCCTTGAAGAGAGAGGGGAGGGCGTGCCAGATAATAACGTCCTTCGGTCAACCATCCGATAAAAGGCGCCAGACAAAAGGAGGTTGTTAACCCGATAAATGGGGAAAAAGTTGATAATGTGTCACCAAATAGCCCCGTGTAACTTGTTGCGGCTGTAACAAGGCCGCCTGTCATGCTTCCCATACCTACAGGGTTGATGTCGTAAAGATAGGCGCGGCGAAATTCGATTCCTGCTGGGCTAAAACCAAGTGGTTTATTGATGATGAGGTCTGATGTAAGTGCACCTATCCACGAGGCTGCAATTGTTGAATGGAGGAACAGCATATGCACAATGGTGCTATATACATCCATTTCCATCAAAAGTAGGCCCAGCCCGACATTGAATACCACCCACACAATGCGCCCGGGGTGGCTATGAGTCATGCGGGAAAAGAAATTGGACCATGCAATAGATCCTGCGTAGGCATTTGTAATATTAATTTTTAGCTGTGACAGCACAATGAACAGAATGGTCAATACGAGCGCAAGGCCATGAACCGATGTTACCTGCTGAAAGGCAAGGAGATACATGGTTGTAGGTTGTTGTGCTTCTACTGGGAGCACGCCATGGATAATAGCAATCCATGCTAGAAACATACCTGCAAGGATTTTCAACCCACCGGGGAATATCCAGCCCGCACCGCATGTAAGGAGTACGCCCCACCATGTCCATTTCTGGTACGTCTGTTTCGGCACGGGAAGAAAGCGCAGAAAATCTACTTGTTCACCTATTTGGGTAATCACAGAAAATATGATCGACAGAGCTCCTCCAATTCCGGCCAATTCCAAAACAGGAAGTTCACGCGTGCCTGCGTAATGTATCCAATTTGTTATAGGTACAGGTTGCTTCCAGGCCATAACCAAGAAAGGGAGTAGCTGAAGAATAAGCCATGGTGCAACAGTCCATCTCTGAAAGCGGCTTATAAGAGTAAAACCTTTTGCAACTATTGGAATGATAACGAGTGCTGAAAATATGTAACCTAGCCAAAGGGGGATATCGAGGCACATTTTGAGTATGTCGGAGAGTATCGCGCCTTCTATGGCAAAAAATATAAAAGTGAATGACGCATAGATAAGAGAGGTAAGAGTTGAACCAATGTAACCGAAGCCAGCACCACGTGTAAGTAGATCAAGATCTATGCCATAGCGTGAGGAATAGTAGCTGATAGGGAGGCTTAATAGGAAAATCAGCGCAATACCCAACAGCAGTGCTAGGCAGGCGTTTGGAAAGCCATATTTTAAAAAGACGATACCTCCAATCATTTCGAGGGCAAGAAAAGAAACACCTCCAAAGGCTGTATTCGCGACACTTAAAGGAGACCATCGCCGTGCTGCTTCGGGCGTGAAGCGCAAGGCATAATCTTCCATTGTTTCATCCGCGACCCAGCGGTTGTAGGTGCGGCGTGATCTGATGATTCGCTGATGTGGGAACATGCGTCTCCCCACGACACTATGAGAGCTTCTGCTAGAGTGTGGACCAAAAATCTGTTGAATGTATAGTAAATAACGATTCCGAAATGAAAAGAGTCTTTTAGACCCATTGTTGTACGTTAATCGACGTATGGCGAACGCGTGCCTACTTTCCGACAGTCAGGTTGTTGTCACGGAGTGTATCGACACTCGCAGCCAAGGTGGTAGGTCTTATGCCTGACAAGAAAATTGATCTTTTGAAGCAACAAGCCAGCCGTCGTCAGATGCTTGCTGGTCTTTCAGCTCTTTCACTCACTCCTCTTCTATCTCGTCTTGCATATGCAGATGTTCCATCGACTGCCGCAGTGAATACGACGGGGCTAGCCGTTACCGATGATACTGTCACAGTTGGAATTCTACATTCTATCACAGGTACCATGGCGCTGAGCGAGATCGGGTCTGTTGAAGCAGAGAAGTTGGCCATTGCGCAGATTAATGAAAGTGGCGGCGTTCTCGGCCGGAAAATCAACTTCATTCAGGAAGACGGTGCCAGTGACTGGCCAACGTTTGCCGAAAAAGCGCGTAAACTTCTTGAAAAAGACAAATGTGCATCTGTCTTTGGGTGTTGGACATCTGCATCACGCAAGGCTGTGTTGCCTGTATTCGAACAGTACAATGGGCTGCTTTATTACCCGACATTTTATGAAGGACTCGAGCAGTCACGTAACGTGATCTATACCGGACAGGAGGCTACACAGCAAATTCTTGCTGGCCTTGACTGGATCAGTAAGGAGAAGAACGCGAAAACATACTATCTCCTTGGGTCTGATTATATTTGGCCTCGAACAGCGAATAAAATAGCACGCAAGCATATTGAGAATCACCTTAAGGGATCCCGTGTGGTGGGCGAAGAATACTTTCCGCTGGGGGACTCTCAATTTAACTCCGTCATCAATAAAATTAAGCTCATGAAGCCAGATGTGATCTATGCGATCATTGTCGGTGGTTCAAATGTGGCCTTTTACAAGCAACTTAAGGCCGCTGGGCTAGATCTATCCAAGCACAATCTGATGACCATTTCTGTTACAGAAGATGAAATACTTGGCATTGGAGGCGAAAACATAGCAGGCGCTTACGCATGCATGAAGTACTTCCAGAGCATTGATACTCCTGACAACAAAAAATTTGTTGCGGCTTTCAAAAAAATGTGGGGTGAAAAAAGTGTAATTGGGGATGTTACACAAGCAGCTTATCTGGGGCCATGGCTATGGAAACTTACAGTAGAAAAGGCCGGAACTTTCGATATCAGTAAGGTGATTGATGCATCTCCGGGTATTGAATTCAAAAATGCTCCCGAAGGTTATGTGCGGATTCATAAGAATCATCATCTGTGGAGTAAAACACTGGTTGGTCGTGCCCGTACAGATGGTCAGTTCGATGTGATTTATGAAACACCAGAACTCATGGAGCCAAATCCGTTCCCCGTTGGATATCAATAAACTACGTGGGCACTGACCGTTCATTCGGTTTTTCTTTCTCCCCTCATCAGGAGATACTTGATTATGCTTTCGGGATATTCATTTAATGACCTGGCATCCATTTTTGTTATGCAAAGTTTTGCCGGGCTCATCTTGTTTTCAGTTTTTCTCCTGATGGCATTGGGTCTGGCCATCGTTTTTGGTCAGATGGGTGTGATCAATATGGCTCATGGGGAATTCATGATCCTCGGGGCTTATACAACTTACGTCTGTTCCTATATTTTTGCGCAATGGGCGCCAGCGCTGTTTGGGCTATATTTTTTTGTTGCCGTGGTTCTCGCATTTATTGTTGCTGGTATATCCGGGATGTTTCTGGAATGGTCATTAATACGTTTTCTTTATAAAAGACCGCTGGATACACTTCTTGCCACATGGGGCGTTAGTTTGATTTTGCAGCAAGTCTTTCGGTCAACATTTGGTGCCCGTGAAGTAGGGGTAACGCTTCCTGACTGGATGATGGGGTCATGGAATCTCAGTGATACTATTCAGATTCCTATCAATGGTATGATTGTCATTGCGATTACATTTCTAATTACCGGTGCAATCTATGCTCTGCTTTATAAATCAGGCTGGGGCAAGCAGGTACGTGCAGTCATGCAAAATCGGACAATGGCTAGTAATGTCGGCATTAATACCGAACGGGTTGATCGTTTTACTTTTGGTTTAGGTTGTGGAGTTGCTGGTGTTGCGGGTTCGGCTTTTACCATGATTGGGTCCACAAGCCCTACGGCAGGCCAGCAATATATTGTGGATACATTTTTGGTTGTTGCATTTGGAGGTACTGAAAGTCTGGGGGGGACAATTGCGTCTTCATTCAGTATTTCTCAAGCACGTTCTATCCTTGAGTTTTTCCTTAATGGCTCCATGGCGCAAGTGCTTGTTCTGCTTACTGTCATAGGTATTCTCATGCTGCGTCCACAGGGTCTATTTGCCCTTAAAGTCCGTCGTTAGGAGAAGGGAATATGTTTTCGCTTCAAAGCCGCAAAGATATCTTATTCCTCTCAATTCTGTCTGTCATTCTCCTGATTGTATTGCCTTTGGGATTGGATGCATTTCGCCTTAATCTTGTCGGCAAATATCTTACGTATACTTTTGTAACCATTGGGCTAGTTGCATGCTGGGGAGATTCAGGAATTCTTAGTCTTGGTCAGGGAATATTTTTTGGGCTTGGTGGATATTGTATGGCCATGTTTCTAAAGCTCCAGGCCTCTACTTTGGAGGCTACCAAAAGCCAGTCTACTCCAGGTATTCCCGATTTTATGGATTGGAACCAGATTACGGCCTTACCTTGGTTCTGGAAGCCGTTCCATAGCCTTTCTTTTTCACTCGTGGCAATTATAGCCGTGCCAGTGCTTCTTGCGATGGTGATCGGTGCAGCGATGTTTAAACGCCGTGTTGGAGGAACATATTTTGCAATTATTACACAGGCTATAGCATCTGTTTTGACCATTCTTATCATAGGTCAGCAGGGATATACCGGTGGAGTCAATGGTATTACAGATCTTCGTACGCTTGATGGTTGGGATATTCGTACTGATCATGCCAAACTTGTTCTTTACTACGCAGGCGTTTTTTTACTTTTGGCTTGTTTGCTTCTGGTGCGTTTTGTGCGGCAAAGCAAGCTCGGCCGTATTTTGCGTGCGATGCGGGATCAGGAAGATAGAGTAAGATTTTCTGGTTATAATGTTGCAAATTTTAAAATATTTATTTTTGCTTTGGCGGCAGCTATGGCTGGTGTTGGTGGTGCTCTCTTTACATTAGAAGTGGGGTTTATGTCTCCCACATTTGTTGGGATTGTACCTTCTATTGAAATGGTAATTTACTGTGCGGTAGGTGGACGTAATTCATTGGTTGGGGCCGTGTATGGCACGCTTTTGGTAAACTGGGCTCGCACGAGCTTTTCGGAATCGCTCCCGGAGCTTTGGACTTTTGCTATGGGTGGCTTGTTTATTGGTATTGTTGTTTTTTTACCTGGAGGCCTTGCCAGTCTTTATGAGAATTATATTGACCCATATGTCCTTCGTATTCTTGGCGGAAACCGCAGTCAGACCTCACATGCCGTAGATGAAACAGCATAAGAAAGAAAGCAAGATGAAAATGCAAAATGAAACATTGCTTTCTGTTGAAAACCTTAGTGTATCTTTCGATGGGTTTAAAGCGGTTGATAACTTATCGTTTCAGCTTGCAAAAGGGGAAATTCGGGTCATAATTGGGCCTAATGGTGCGGGTAAAACAACGGTTCTAGACCTCATTTGTGGGCGTACAAAAGCCACATCAGGCTCTATTCAGTTCGAAGGGCGGGAGCTCACTCGGCTTAAGGAGTATGATATTGTTCGGGCCGGGGTAGGGCGTAAGTTTCAGACGCCATCTGTCTATGAAGATCTAACGGTTTTTGAAAATTTGGAAATATCATACCCATCCGGAAGAAGTGTTTTTGAGGCACTTTTTTTTAAGATAGATAAGAAAATTATAAATCGTATCAAAGAAATTTCGGAAATGATTTTTCTTTATAACCATCTTGATCGTAAAGCTGCTGATCTTAGCCATGGCCAGAAACAGTGGCTGGAAATAGGAATGTTGCTTATCCAGGACCCTGCACTTTTGATGCTGGATGAACCTGTCGCAGGTATGACAGTTAATGAACGCGTACGTACAGCAGAGCTACTTCAGCGTATTATACAGTCACGTTCAGTTCTTGTAATTGAGCATGATATGGGGTTTGTAGAAAAAATTGCCCACCGGGTTACTGTTCTTCATCAGGGGCGTATTATTTCAGATGGTTCGATGGAACATGTGAAAAACGACCCAAAAGTTGTGGAGGTGTATCTTGGACACTCAATATAACAATAAAATTACGAATGTTGCTGCGTTGGATAAATCGCTGTTGGATGTTCGAAACTTACATGTGGCTTATGGTGCTAGTGAAGTTCTGCACGGCGTTGATTTACAAGTTGGACATGGTGAAATTGTCGTTCTCATGGGGCGTAATGGTATGGGGAAGACGACACTCATGAAATCGCTTATTGGCAATTTATCTCTTCGTTCAGGAAGTATCGGGCTTGATGGTAAAGATATTACAAAGTTGCCAGCTTATAAGCGTGTTGAATCTGGTCTGGCCTATGTTCCTCAAGGGCGTATGATATTCCCTGCCATGACAGTAACCGAAAATATTGAGACTGGTTTATTTGTGAGGAATGAAAAATATGTTCCAGAAAATCTCTATAAAATTTTTCCGGTTTTGCGAGAAATGGGATCACGAAGGGGAGGTAATTTATCTGGCGGACAGCAACAGCAGCTTGCAATAGCACGTGCTTTGGCAACACGCCCTAAAGTTCTTTTGTTGGACGAACCTACAGAAGGCATACAACCATCTATTATACTTGAGATGGCGCAGACGTTGAAACAAATCCGTGATGATAGTGGTTTAAGTATTATGGTGTCTGAACAGGTGCTCAGTTTTGCTTTGGATATTGCAGACCGTATTCTGGTGATTGAAGGGGGCAATATTGTGTATCAGACAACAAAAGAAGATGTTGATGTTGAGAAACTTACACGTTTTCTATCTGTTTAAATTATTTTAAAAATATTTTTGAAATAAAAATAAAATCAGAAATTTTTTCTAAGAATTTTATGAAATTAGGTCGTGTTGAGTATGCATGATAGAAAAGTAATCAACCAAAGATCATTTATCATAATGTTGGACGTCTAAAACAATAGGGTTGTAAGTATATATTGGATAGACGTCTAGATATGTGGGGTTGGTGTAATGGCTGGGGCACGAATAAATCGCTTTCACAGAAGGTTCCATTTTGACGGTACCTTCTGTGAAGGGCGATTAAAAAATATATATTCTATATAAATATATTTTCGTAATTATATAGAGTAAAATTTTTATTTGATTTGCGACTGATAAGTTTTGATTTTGGTCATGATATCGGTAGCGATTTTGATCAGATCTGTATTTTTGGATGTAGTAATTTCTGTCGTAAGAACTAATTTCATTTTGGCTGTGCTGCTCATGAAATAACGGGAGTAGCTTCGGTCAAACGCTGAGCCATATAAATGTTGCAACCGATCAATTAATTTTTGGTTTTGAGCAGAGGGTTTTGCAGGCAGCGTTAAAGTATGAGTTGTTGCTAATTTGGTGAGTGTGTTATGGTTTTCTGTTAGATCTTTCACGATAGTCGGGCTGAGAAGAGCGATATCGTTGCGAGCCGAATGGGTTTTGGCAAGGTTTGCTAACGCAATATGGGTGAGATCCATTTCATTCAGTTGTTGGACAAAATTTGCGTCAGCAGACGTAAATGGTGCAGCTTGTGCCAAGGCAGGCAAAGGAGGTGCAGGTGGCTGACCGGGGCTGATACAGGCGCTCAGCGCAAAAAGGCCAATAAGAAGTGGCGAATAGGTAAGCGCTTTACAACGAGACAGGGCCAGCATGATCAGAAAATTCTCCTTTGGCCGCACTGGCCGTTTTGTATGACAGTTTTAAATTGTCATACACTGCTTGGGAAAGTCTATGATGATAGGAAGAGATCAAGGAAGCAAGATAGTATTTTCTGACTAGTATTATAAAATAAAGTGACAATAAGAAATATATATTGATAATATTTGTGATTTAATTTATCAAAAAAGAAATGTTCACACTTTATTTAACATCGTGCATTGTGTGGAGGAGAGCACAGTAAATTAAAATGGCTACGCTTCTCTGTGGAAGT includes:
- a CDS encoding DNA-binding response regulator gives rise to the protein MNGIVLVVDDSPENLSLIMNILENSGFTTLVSQSAKNALSILLDVDVDLVLLDALMPETNGFEMCTQMKQMPELCDIPVIFMTGLSEQKHIVQAFDVGSVDYIIKPIQPPELLARVQTHLKNARTTRSIYRAIDFSGHHFLAVNKQGKILWFTPQVPLILDDTLIAESSYLPEDILHWYQHCQIEPTIAEVCYKYPNKSKNINVNLIFMGQPEPEEFLIRLTVSKEGNEIASLQKRLNLTAREAEVLFWISKGKTNRDIAEILSISHRTVNKHLEQAYVKIGVENRASATARVLQALLV
- the urtC gene encoding urea ABC transporter permease subunit UrtC → MFSLQSRKDILFLSILSVILLIVLPLGLDAFRLNLVGKYLTYTFVTIGLVACWGDSGILSLGQGIFFGLGGYCMAMFLKLQASTLEATKSQSTPGIPDFMDWNQITALPWFWKPFHSLSFSLVAIIAVPVLLAMVIGAAMFKRRVGGTYFAIITQAIASVLTILIIGQQGYTGGVNGITDLRTLDGWDIRTDHAKLVLYYAGVFLLLACLLLVRFVRQSKLGRILRAMRDQEDRVRFSGYNVANFKIFIFALAAAMAGVGGALFTLEVGFMSPTFVGIVPSIEMVIYCAVGGRNSLVGAVYGTLLVNWARTSFSESLPELWTFAMGGLFIGIVVFLPGGLASLYENYIDPYVLRILGGNRSQTSHAVDETA
- the urtE gene encoding urea ABC transporter ATP-binding subunit UrtE: MAYGASEVLHGVDLQVGHGEIVVLMGRNGMGKTTLMKSLIGNLSLRSGSIGLDGKDITKLPAYKRVESGLAYVPQGRMIFPAMTVTENIETGLFVRNEKYVPENLYKIFPVLREMGSRRGGNLSGGQQQQLAIARALATRPKVLLLDEPTEGIQPSIILEMAQTLKQIRDDSGLSIMVSEQVLSFALDIADRILVIEGGNIVYQTTKEDVDVEKLTRFLSV
- a CDS encoding formamidase, which translates into the protein MGSTGSVSAWEEALLVALIQYPVPVIKGPEDIQTQVDQICRAVDSTKAGYPDLDLIVFPEYSTQGLNTAIWTYDEMLLTLESEEITRFKEACRRNAVWGVFSLMEKNENPSLPPYNTAIIINAEGEIALHYRKLQPWVPIEPWSPGNLGMPVCEGPKGSRLAVCICHDGMFPELAREAAYKGANVYIRISGYSTQVNDQWVWTNKTNAWQNLMYTMSVNLAGYDNVFYYFGEGTICNYDGNVIQQGHRNPWEIVTAELFPRLVDKARENWALENNIFNLGCRAYVGKPGGEKENYLTWVRDLAAGEYKLPWDNKVRIRDGWKYYPDGVKLGPMPK
- the urtD gene encoding urea ABC transporter ATP-binding protein UrtD — translated: MKMQNETLLSVENLSVSFDGFKAVDNLSFQLAKGEIRVIIGPNGAGKTTVLDLICGRTKATSGSIQFEGRELTRLKEYDIVRAGVGRKFQTPSVYEDLTVFENLEISYPSGRSVFEALFFKIDKKIINRIKEISEMIFLYNHLDRKAADLSHGQKQWLEIGMLLIQDPALLMLDEPVAGMTVNERVRTAELLQRIIQSRSVLVIEHDMGFVEKIAHRVTVLHQGRIISDGSMEHVKNDPKVVEVYLGHSI
- a CDS encoding DUF4142 domain-containing protein; this translates as MLALSRCKALTYSPLLIGLFALSACISPGQPPAPPLPALAQAAPFTSADANFVQQLNEMDLTHIALANLAKTHSARNDIALLSPTIVKDLTENHNTLTKLATTHTLTLPAKPSAQNQKLIDRLQHLYGSAFDRSYSRYFMSSTAKMKLVLTTEITTSKNTDLIKIATDIMTKIKTYQSQIK
- the urtB gene encoding urea ABC transporter permease subunit UrtB produces the protein MLSGYSFNDLASIFVMQSFAGLILFSVFLLMALGLAIVFGQMGVINMAHGEFMILGAYTTYVCSYIFAQWAPALFGLYFFVAVVLAFIVAGISGMFLEWSLIRFLYKRPLDTLLATWGVSLILQQVFRSTFGAREVGVTLPDWMMGSWNLSDTIQIPINGMIVIAITFLITGAIYALLYKSGWGKQVRAVMQNRTMASNVGINTERVDRFTFGLGCGVAGVAGSAFTMIGSTSPTAGQQYIVDTFLVVAFGGTESLGGTIASSFSISQARSILEFFLNGSMAQVLVLLTVIGILMLRPQGLFALKVRR
- the urtA gene encoding urea ABC transporter substrate-binding protein; the encoded protein is MPDKKIDLLKQQASRRQMLAGLSALSLTPLLSRLAYADVPSTAAVNTTGLAVTDDTVTVGILHSITGTMALSEIGSVEAEKLAIAQINESGGVLGRKINFIQEDGASDWPTFAEKARKLLEKDKCASVFGCWTSASRKAVLPVFEQYNGLLYYPTFYEGLEQSRNVIYTGQEATQQILAGLDWISKEKNAKTYYLLGSDYIWPRTANKIARKHIENHLKGSRVVGEEYFPLGDSQFNSVINKIKLMKPDVIYAIIVGGSNVAFYKQLKAAGLDLSKHNLMTISVTEDEILGIGGENIAGAYACMKYFQSIDTPDNKKFVAAFKKMWGEKSVIGDVTQAAYLGPWLWKLTVEKAGTFDISKVIDASPGIEFKNAPEGYVRIHKNHHLWSKTLVGRARTDGQFDVIYETPELMEPNPFPVGYQ
- a CDS encoding hybrid sensor histidine kinase/response regulator encodes the protein MFPHQRIIRSRRTYNRWVADETMEDYALRFTPEAARRWSPLSVANTAFGGVSFLALEMIGGIVFLKYGFPNACLALLLGIALIFLLSLPISYYSSRYGIDLDLLTRGAGFGYIGSTLTSLIYASFTFIFFAIEGAILSDILKMCLDIPLWLGYIFSALVIIPIVAKGFTLISRFQRWTVAPWLILQLLPFLVMAWKQPVPITNWIHYAGTRELPVLELAGIGGALSIIFSVITQIGEQVDFLRFLPVPKQTYQKWTWWGVLLTCGAGWIFPGGLKILAGMFLAWIAIIHGVLPVEAQQPTTMYLLAFQQVTSVHGLALVLTILFIVLSQLKINITNAYAGSIAWSNFFSRMTHSHPGRIVWVVFNVGLGLLLMEMDVYSTIVHMLFLHSTIAASWIGALTSDLIINKPLGFSPAGIEFRRAYLYDINPVGMGSMTGGLVTAATSYTGLFGDTLSTFSPFIGLTTSFCLAPFIGWLTEGRYYLARPPLSLQGDKVHCVCVICKNSFEQEDIAFCPVYTGFICSLCCTLDSRCRDACKAETAHLSGQIKKVTYSILPKFIATQVSGILGRYFIIFSILIFCMGIILYSIYINILKILHIVPNQLYIIFWKTFFLLSAPLTVIAWFLVLSQRSYRAAEDENRFQTRLLMREIHAHKRTDQELKKAKERAESANLSKSRFMVGVSHEIRTPLNSIMGYAYLLENKMLTPEKQNEGLKVIQRSTEHLSGLIEGLFDISKIEAGRMDILREKINFREFLKHLTEMLRFQVNQKKLLFIEHIPDDLPEYVMTDQRRLRQILINLLSNAIKFTPSGSVSFSVRWNMEIATFEIQDTGIGIPATDIERIHEPFQRSSHPASQSIQGTGLGLTITRLLVQILGGELTIKSQVGLGTTCRVRLMLAQTESKENPAPTYNVQIHEGSKRPSVFVVDDDSIHRGMINDVLEPFGFLVYSAASAQECLDIAKHVRIDIFLIDINMPEMNGWELARHLRNSINHDSTIFVISADEQTRLGNNREGLCNSILSKPVSIPDLLLLINQALSAIKPSPKPTKPSATSLHRLPDNHLAELRRLSRIGHVAGIIRLLNKIDDSVDAQLIRDMAYRSQMKKLQKFLEDYKEIS